From Aspergillus fumigatus Af293 chromosome 5, whole genome shotgun sequence, a single genomic window includes:
- a CDS encoding WD repeat PLAP family protein — protein sequence MPDFKISACLEGHGDDVRAVAYPNPNVVISASRDATVRLWKLVSTPPPVYDSTVSSHGSAFVNAVAYYPPTSEFPEGLVLSGGQDTIIEARQPGKTPDDNADAMLLGHGHNVCALDVCPEGGWVISGSWDSTARLWRVGKWECDVVMEGHQGSVWAVLAYDKDTVITGCADKIIRIFNTSGDLVRSIKDSRDVVRALCKLPASHPSGAHFASASNDGIIRLFTLQGELISELLGHESFIYSLDVLPTGELVSSGEDRTVRIWNGTQCVQTITHPAISVWGVAACRENGDIVTGASDRVTRIFSRNEERVASPEVVQQFDKAVKESAIPEQQVGKINKEKLPGPEFLKQKSGTKEGQVQMVREADGSVTAHTWSAASQEWIAVGTVVDSAASSGRKIAYMGQDYDYVFDVDVEDGKPPLKLPYNISQNPYEAATKFIQDNELPMSYLDQVAQFIVQNTQGTTLGQPVQEPAPTGADPWGQERRYRPGDAIATAVDPTPALPESRPKVLPQKTYLSIKTANLKIIAKKLQELNNQLASSGSKDLSLSPPELDTVVSLCGQLESSVALKSSPIVDAGLRSLFRVATTWPATSRLPGLDLLRLLAAATPLVATADYGGKDLVSGIQAGGIFDPPLNVNNAMLSIRMLANLFETDAGRQLAVNRFDQIVAVVNSALSNCGAAPNRNLTIAVATLYINFSVYFTSGGRELAPESSERGLVLVGELVKLIASEKDSEAVYRALVALGTLIKALGEEVKSAAREIYDVKDILEKVSGSGSGKEPRVKGVIREIREAMS from the exons ATGCCTGACTTCAAGATCTCCGCTTGTTTGGAGGGCCACGGCGATGAT GTTCGCGCCGTGGCCTATCCGAATCCAAATGTAGTAATTTCGGCTTCTCGAGATGCGACCGTTCGGTTGTGGAAGCTGGTATCTACCCCGCCGCCTGTTTATGATTCCACCGTATCCTCCCACGGCTCGGCCTTCGTCAACGCTGTGGCATACTACCCACCAACATCCGAATTTCCTGAAGGTCTCGTACTCTCTGGCGGCCAGGATACGATAATAGAAGCAAGACAACCCGGGAAAACTCCAGACGACAATGCTGACGCAATGCTCCTGGGCCATGGTCACAACGTCTGTGCATTGGACGTGTGCCCAGAGGGAGGCTGGGTAATAAGCGGCAGTTGGGACTCGACCGCGAGGCTGTGGAGAGTCGGTAAATGGGAATGTGATGTGGTCATGGAGGGTCACCAAGGCAGTGTCTGGGCTGTTCTGGCCTATGATAAAGACACGGTCATTACCG GCTGTGCCGACAAGATTATACGAATCTTCAATACATCAGGGGATCTTGTCAGGAGCATTAAAGATTCTCGTGATGTCGTTAGAGCTCTGTGTAAGCTTCCTGCTTCACATCCCTCAGGCGCACACTTCGCTTCCGCAAGCAATGACGGAATCATTCGATTGTTTACCTTACAAGGGGAGCTGATTTCCGAGCTTCTTGGTCACGAGAGCTTCATATATTCTTTGGATGTCTTGCCGACAGGCGAGCTGGTCAGTTCCGGAGAAGATCGAACAGTAAGGATATGGAATGGCACACAGTGTGTGCAGACAATTACCCACCCCGCAATCTCAGTGTGGGGCGTTGCTGCCTGTAGAGAGAATGGCGATATTGTTACGGGTGCCAGTGACCGTGTCACACGGATCTTCAGCCGAAACGAAGAGCGAGTGGCAAGCCCGGAGGTGGTTCAGCAGTTTGATAAAGCCGTCAAGGAATCCGCAATACCTGAACAGCAAGTCGGAAAGATCAACAAAGAGAAGCTTCCAGGCCCTGAATTTCTTAAACAGAAGTCCGGCACGAAGGAAGGTCAGGTACAGATGGTTCGCGAAGCAGATGGTAGCGTTACAGCCCACACGTGGTCCGCTGCTTCGCAAGAATGGATTGCTGTCGGTACGGTTGTTGATTCTGCTGCCAGCAGTGGGAGGAAGATCGCATATATGGGACAAGATTACGACTATGTCTTCGACGTGGATGTCGAGGATGGGAAGCCTCCCCTCAAGCTTCCATACAATATTTCGCAGAACCCGTACGAAGCGGCCACGAAATTTATCCAAGATAACGAGCTGCCTATGAGTTACCTAGACCAAGTCGCGCAGTTCATCGTCCAGAACACACAGGGCACAACCCTTGGACAACCTGTTCAAGAACCTGCGCCCACCGGCGCCGATCCCTGGGGCCAGGAGAGGCGTTATCGCCCTGGAGATGCCATAGCGACAGCGGTAGACCCTACGCCTGCTTTACCTGAATCACGCCCTAAAGTCCTTCCGCAGAAGACATATCTCTCCATCAAGACAGCTAATCTCAAAATCATTGCCAAAAAACTCCAGGAATTAAATAACCAGCTCGCATCCTCGGGGTCAAAAGACTTATCCCTCAGTCCTCCTGAGTTGGACACTGTCGTTTCGCTGTGCGGTCAGCTGGAGTCTTCCGTTGCCCTAAAATCATCGCCCATAGTGGACGCTGGGCTGAGATCATTGTTTAGAGTTGCAACCACGTGGCCTGCCACCAGCAGACTGCCTGGCTTGGACCTGCTCCGCTTGCTCGCTGCTGCAACACCCCTGGTTGCCACTGCAGACTACGGTGGAAAAGATCTTGTTTCTGGGATTCAGGCAGGTGGTATATTTGATCCCCCGTTGAATGTAAACAATGCGATGTTGTCTATCCGAATGCTGGCGAATCTTTTCGAGACCGACGCCGGTCGTCAATTGGCTGTGAATAGATTCGACCAGATTGTGGCGGTCGTCAATTCTGCGTTGAGCAACTGCGGAGCAGCACCGAACCGTAATCTCACCATAGCGGTGGCCACGCTTTACATCAACTTCTCGGTTTACTTTACATCTGGAGGGAGAGAATTGGCTCCAGAATCGTCTGAGCGGGGTCTGGTGCTCGTTGGGGAACTGGTGAAGCTAATTGCGAGCGAGAAAGATTCAGAAGCAGTGTATCGTGCCCTTGTCGCCCTAGGAACTCTTATCAAGGCACTAGGAGAGGAAGTCAAGAGTGCTGCAAGGGAGATTTATGATGTGAAGGACATCCTGGAGAAGGTGTCAGGCTCGGGCAGCGGAAAAGAGCCTCGGGTCAAGGGTGTCATTAGGGAGATTAGAGAGGCAATGTCGTAG
- a CDS encoding mitochondrial 37S ribosomal protein bS16m, with the protein MVVRIRLSRFGNRHQPFYNIVVAHARSARDSKPLEVIGTYNPIPQRPTNLSEEEARRAKPFKEVSLDRSRAKYWLGVGAQPSESVWRLLNLAGLVQPKSNAQKE; encoded by the exons ATGGTTGTCAGAATACGTCTTTCTCGCTTCGGCAATAGGCACCAGCCATTTTACAACATTGTTGTTGCACATGCTCG GTCGGCTCGAGACTCGAAACCCCTTGAAGTCATTGGCACCTACAATCCTATCCCGCAGCGGCCTACGAATCTatccgaagaggaagctcggCGCGCAAAGCCATTCAAAGAGGTCTCTCTTGATCGCTCACGGGCAAAGTACTGGCTTGGTGTTGGCGCACAGCCCAGCGAAAGTGTATGGCGTTTATTGAATTTG GCTGGTCTTGTTCAACCCAAGTCTAATGCCCAAAAAGAATGA
- a CDS encoding NADHX epimerase — protein MEMGGWSLDQLMELAGLSVSQAGMWSIYRLHPPSAGKNVLVVCGPGNNGGDGLVAARHLAQYGYTPSVYYPKEGKNELYQRLKTQLHNLSVPFVPDFTEALKSADFLVDAIFGFSFGGPLREPFPSIISQIESSSVPVLSVDAPSSWDIQSGPPKEGPGSKFMPKALISLTAPKPCVKYYRGRHFVGGRFLTKSIVEKYGLNCPDYPGIDQIVEVGVDAEGRL, from the exons ATGGAGATGGGTGGATGGTCCTTGGACCAATTGATGGAACTCGCGGGGCTGTCCGTTTCGCAGGCAGGCATGTGGTCAA TCTaccgtcttcatcctcccagcGCCGGCAAGaatgtcctcgtcgtctgtGGGCCAGGAAACAACG GTGGCGACGGCCTAGTAGCCGCGCGCCATCTGGCACAGTACGGTTATACACCCTCAGTCTACTATCCcaaagaagggaagaatgaGCTCTACCAG CGCCTCAAAACCCAGCTACACAACCTATCCGTCCCTTTCGTTCCAGACTTCACTGAGGCTCTCAAATCCGCTgacttcctcgtcgacgCCATCTTCGGGTTCTCCTTCGGGGGTCCCCTCCGGGAACCGTTCCCATCCATCATCTCTCAGATCGAGTCGTCGTCCGTCCCGGTGCTGAGCGTCGATGCACCCAGTTCTTGGGACATTCAGAGTGGTCCACCCAAGGAGGGTCCGGGATCCAAATTTATGCCCAAGGCGCTGATCAGTCTCACGGCCCCAAAGCCATGCGTGAAATATTACCGCGGCAGGCACTTTGTCGGTGGCCGTTTCTTGACCAAGAGTATCGTTGAGAAGTACGGATTGAATTGTCCTGATTATCCCGGCATCGACCAGATTGTGGAAGTTGGCGTTGATGCTGAAGGGCGGCTATAA